AGAACACCGTCACCATCAGCGGCACGCCGAAGCGTCGTAGCAGCCGGTAGACACCGTAACCCGCCCAGGGGCCGACGATCGCCATCGAGAAGACGTTGGCGCCGAGCGTGGTCAGACCGCCGTGGGCGAGCAACAGTGCCTGGAAGAGCAGGGTGATGGTGCCGAGCACCGCCATGATCGGCGGCCGGAACAGGATGGCACCGAGGCCGGTGCCGGTGGGGTGGGAGCAACTCCCGGTGACCGACGGGAGCTTCAGCGCGGACAGAACGAAGGTGAAGGCCCCCGAGGCGCCGAGCAGCAGCGTGCTCTCGGGATGCTCCCTGACCTCACGGGTGAGTGCCCTGACTCCGTGGACGACGAACGGCGCGGACGCGACGCCCCAGGCGATCGCGTGCGCCGGAGGAAGGAAACCCTCGGCTATGTGCATGGCTCAGCAGACCCTCTCCAGCACCTCGTGGATGGTTGACGCGCCTTGGCCGGTCTCCTGGCTTACGGGTGACACCGCCCGTGCTCCGCCTTCCCGGGTCCGAAGACCCAGTGGCTGTCCGTGAGGACCGGAGCCGGACTTCCCGATCACAGTGGCGAGGGCCGCACCGGCATCACACCGGATTTCCCGTTCACCAAGGCGTGGTGACAGTAGTGCCCAGATAAGGACGCTGACAAGCGGAGGCGAGGGGCGCGCAGGCGCCGTGCGACAGCTCACACCCCGGCGCACGCCCGGCGCCACGTCGAGAGAACGGACCTGACCGAAAGCAGACGGGAGCTTTACTGCGACGATATTGCAGCTGCCAACATGGCGCACAAGGCTGAGGAGGCTCGACCGCACGACCGCGGCACGAGGACCTCGACCGCACGGACGCGGCGACGCGACGCGAGGCACGCAGAGAAGAAGAGGCGCACGCCCCATGGCTCCTGGTACCGACACCGCCCCCTCGGCCACCGCCGGGACGGGCGGTCTCTCATGGCGGCGGATCCGCGCCACGACGACGCGCGGGGAGTGGGCCGGCCTGGGCGGGATGGCCGGTTTCATCCTGGCGCTGCACCTCGTCGGCTGGTTCACCCTCGTGGTGATCGTCGCCCCCGAGCACTACAGCGTCGGCAGCAGGACCTTCGGCATCGGTATGGGTGTCACCGCCTACACCCTGGGCATGCGGCACGCCTTCGACGCCGACCACATCGCCGCCATCGACAACACCACCCGCAAACTGATGGGGGAGGGGCGACGCCCGCTGTCGGTCGGCTTCTGGTTCTCCCTCGGCCACTCGTCGATCGTGCTCGTCCTCACCTTCCTGCTCACCCTCGGCGTCAAGACGCTCGCCGGACCCGTCCGCGACGACGGCTCCGCGCTGCACGAGGTGACCGGCTGGATCGGCACCACCGTCTCGGGGACGTTCCTGTACGCCATCGCCCTCGTCAACCTGGTGGCCCTGGTGGGGATCTGGAAGGTGTTCCGCGAGATGCGCTCGGGCACCTTCGACGAGGCCGCGCTGGAGGAACGGCTGAACAGCCGGGGCCTGATGAACCGCCTGCTCGGGCGGTTGATGAGGTCCCTCACCAGGCCCTGGCAGATGTATCCCGTCGGCCTGCTCTTCGGCCTCGGCTTCGACACGGCGACGGAGGTCGCGCTGCTGGTCCTGGCCGGTTCGGGCGCCGCCTCCGGGCTGCCCTGGTACGCGATCCTGTGCCTGCCCGTCCTGTTCGCCGCCGGAATGTCGCTCCTCGACACCGTCGACGGCACGTTCATGAACTTCGCCTACGGCTGGGCGTTCTCCCAGCCGGTCCGCAAGGTCTACTACAACCTCACCGTCACGGGTCTGTCCGTGGCCGTCGCCCTCGTCATCGGCACGGTCGAACTCCTCGGCCTCGTCGCCGAGAAGGCCCACCTGCACGGCCTCTTCTGGGACCGGGTCTCCGGCCTCGACCT
The DNA window shown above is from Streptomyces akebiae and carries:
- a CDS encoding energy-coupling factor ABC transporter permease, with protein sequence MHIAEGFLPPAHAIAWGVASAPFVVHGVRALTREVREHPESTLLLGASGAFTFVLSALKLPSVTGSCSHPTGTGLGAILFRPPIMAVLGTITLLFQALLLAHGGLTTLGANVFSMAIVGPWAGYGVYRLLRRFGVPLMVTVFFGAFFADLVTYCVTSVQLALAFPDPSSGFLGALGKFGSIFAVTQIPLAVSEGLLTVLVMRLLVQSSKGELTRLGVLLTGGQSRAGAGTETGNKAVAR
- a CDS encoding Nickel transporter NicT codes for the protein MAPGTDTAPSATAGTGGLSWRRIRATTTRGEWAGLGGMAGFILALHLVGWFTLVVIVAPEHYSVGSRTFGIGMGVTAYTLGMRHAFDADHIAAIDNTTRKLMGEGRRPLSVGFWFSLGHSSIVLVLTFLLTLGVKTLAGPVRDDGSALHEVTGWIGTTVSGTFLYAIALVNLVALVGIWKVFREMRSGTFDEAALEERLNSRGLMNRLLGRLMRSLTRPWQMYPVGLLFGLGFDTATEVALLVLAGSGAASGLPWYAILCLPVLFAAGMSLLDTVDGTFMNFAYGWAFSQPVRKVYYNLTVTGLSVAVALVIGTVELLGLVAEKAHLHGLFWDRVSGLDLNTVGYVVVGLFFVTWAVALLVWRFARIEEKWTAG